The Budorcas taxicolor isolate Tak-1 chromosome 25, Takin1.1, whole genome shotgun sequence genome includes a region encoding these proteins:
- the FZD4 gene encoding frizzled-4 has translation MAWRGAGPRVLGGPGGVGLSPRRLLLLLLLLLVGPARGFGDEEERRCDPIRISMCQNLGYNVTKMPNLVGHELQTDAELQLTTFTPLIQYGCSGQLQFFLCSVYVPMCTEKVNIPIGPCGGMCLSVKRRCEPVLKEFGFAWPESLNCSKFPPQNDHNHMCMEGPGDEEVPLPHKTPIQPGEECHSVGTNSDQYIWVKRSLNCVLKCGYDAGLYNRSAKEFTDVWMAVWASLCFISTAFTVLTFLIDSSRFSYPERPIIFLSMCYNIYSIAYIVRLTVGRERISCDFEEAAEPVLIQEGLKNTGCAIIFLLMYFFGMASSIWWVILTLTWFLAAGLKWGHEAIEMHSSYFHIAAWAIPAVKTIVILIMRLVDADELTGLCYVGNQNLDALTGFVVAPLFTYLVIGTLFIAAGLVALFKIRSNLQKDGTKTDKLERLMVKIGVFSVLYTVPATCVIACYFYEISNWALFRYSADDSNMAVEMLKIFMSLLVGITSGMWIWSAKTLHTWQKCSNRLVNSGKVKREKRGNGWVKPGRGNETVV, from the exons ATGGCCTGGCGGGGCGCAGGGCCGCGCGTCCTGGGGGGCCCCGGGGGCGTCGGGCTCAGTCcgcggcggctgctgctgctgctgctgctactgctcgtGGGGCCGGCGCGGGGCTTCGGGGACGAGGAGGAGAGGCGCTGCGACCCCATCCGCATCTCCATGTGCCAGAACCTGGGCTACAACGTGACCAAGATGCCCAACCTGGTGGGGCACGAGCTGCAGACGGACGCCGAGCTGCAGCTGACCACCTTCACGCCGCTCATCCAGTACGGCTGCTCCGGCCAGCTGCAG TTCTTCCTTTGTTCCGTGTATGTGCCCATGTGCACAGAGAAGGTCAACATCCCCATCGGGCCCTGCGGCGGGATGTGCCTTTCAGTCAAGAGACGCTGCGAGCCTGTGCTGAAGGAGTTTGGCTTTGCCTGGCCGGAGAGCCTAAACTGCAGCAAATTCCCGCCCCAGAACGACCACAACCACATGTGCATGGAAGGGCCAGGTGATGAGGAAGTGCCCTTGCCTCACAAAACCCCCATTCAGCCTGGAGAAGAGTGCCACTCCGTGGGAACCAACTCGGATCAGTACATCTGGGTGAAAAGGAGCCTGAACTGCGTTCTCAAGTGTGGCTATGATGCTGGCTTGTACAACCGCTCAGCCAAGGAGTTCACCGACGTCTGGATGGCCGTGTGggccagcctgtgcttcatctccACCGCCTTCACTGTGCTCACCTTCCTGATCGATTCTTCCAGGTTTTCCTACCCGGAGCGCCCCATCATCTTTCTCAGTATGTGCTATAATATTTATAGCATTGCTTATATTGTCAGGCTGACTGTAGGCCGGGAAAGGATATCCTGTGATTTTGAAGAGGCAGCAGAACCTGTTCTCATTCAAGAAGGCCTTAAGAACACAGGATGTGCAATCATTTTCTTGCTGATGTACTTTTTTGGAATGGCCAGTTCCATCTGGTGGGTTATTCTGACGCTCACTTGGTTTTTGGCAGCGGGACTCAAATGGGGTCATGAAGCCATCGAAATGCACAGCTCTTATTTCCACATCGCAGCCTGGGCCATCCCTGCGGTGAAAACCATTGTCATCTTGATTATGAGACTGGTGGACGCAGACGAGCTGACTGGCCTGTGCTACGTGGGGAACCAGAACCTGGATGCGCTAACGGGCTTTGTGGTGGCCCCACTGTTCACTTACCTGGTGATTGGGACTTTGTTCATTGCTGCGGGGCTGGTGGCCTTGTTCAAAATTCGGTCGAATCTTCAAAAGGATGGGACGAAGACAGACAAGCTGGAAAGGCTGATGGTGAAGATCGGGGTCTTCTCGGTCCTGTACACAGTGCCTGCAACCTGCGTGATTGCCTGTTATTTCTATGAAATCTCCAACTGGGCGCTCTTCCGGTATTCCGCAGATGACTCCAACATGGCGGTGGAAATGTTGAAAATCTTTATGTCTTTGCTGGTGGGCATCACTTCGGGCATGTGGATTTGGTCTGCCAAAACTCTGCACACATGGCAGAAGTGTTCCAACAGATTGGTGAATTCTGGGAaggtaaagagagagaaaagagggaatGGTTGGGTGAAGCCTGGGAGAGGCAATGAGACTGTGGTATAA